GATTTATTTGCCTGAAGCACCATCCACAAATGTCAGTTTCAATTCAATGTCATTCCAATAAGAGTGGAGGCAATATTGCACTAAAAAGTTTTAAGAATGTTCAATTCACACAATGTCTAGCATAAAAAATGGAATGTCATAAAttaaaaaacaatgaaacactCCAATACATTAAAATATCACAAAATGACAACTTCCTCTTTCTTACATTCACAAAACAGTCTATATATAAATATGAGTTTTCTTCTACAGTTCAGTTATACCAGCCTGAAAAATGTATGTGACTTAACTAGCAAGACATGCCCTTCACCAAAAACTACTACTCAGTTAAAAAATAAAGAACTAGTGGTTACACAGATTCACCTGCTATGTATGCCATACAAAGTGCAGGAACATATCAACGCTTAAAATATCAATTAAGTATCAAGGTAGAAAATATTGTTACTTGTCTCCAAAAGTACGCAGGACATACCTATTTGTATTGACTCCATGTTTAGTATTTAGATACAGGAATATATCAAAAGAGATTACATTAACAAATTTCAAACCAAATTTCATGCCAATAATACACTAAGAGGTAATTTTGTATTCATCCGCGAGTTCGTTCTAGTGCAACCACAAATAAGATTGTTAATCCTTTTCCCTATAAAGTTGTTTACtgatacttttcaaacaattcCAACTTCTTTTCATACCAAAGTACAAACATGTAATGGAATATGACTTATGAGATGCTAACAGCATGAGAGATGAATGAGATTTATAATCTAGAATGCACATGAAAACAGGAACAGTGTCTTAAAAAAAAACTCCTTAAGATAACCAATACATTGTATTGACAAATTATTTCCTGATGGTGGTCAAGCACCTGAGCAGCATATCCACAACATCCTCTCTCCCATTCCCCTCAAAAACATTTCAGTCATCAAATCCAGCAGATCTCTTAGCTTTCCTCATTCTCGGACTCTGTTTTGGAACCCGAGGTGACTTTCCTGTAAGAAAATTGGAAGTTTaatttcaatagtccaatgtttaaccTCCATCAAATTAGTACCTTCTCAAAGCAATGTAGTACTTACTGATGCTGTTAAGTGTTTCTCTTGGTAACCAGTCATAGTCCACATCATTAGGATTTGAAGTACCTTTCTCAATAACTGGCTTCTTTCCAACACGTTTGCGACCAACAGAATACAGAAACTGCTGTccaataacaagcagaagcacaacaCAGGCAGCGAGGAAGACATACAAGAAAAAGGTTTCCCCATCAAGTCCTTCCTCCAACTCCACTACCTGTATGGTCTCATTATAAACAGCCTCTTGGAAGACATTTCCAGTCTGTAAGTAAAAGTGTTGCAATTACTGTCACAGACATAGGCTAAAGCCTATATACACTGATGAATCAAAACATTATAatcacctgcttaatagattgtttgtccatctttggaatgaaatacatcactgattgtgTGTATCGGTTTTtgaatatttaatgtatttaatactgttcaagtgtgtgggagctACACCAGAGAGGACTAAAGggacattgaacatatacagagaagggcagcactaatggtcacaggtttgtttaatccatgggagagagagatactaaaggaactgaactggaagactaagATGTAATGTATCCCAAGAAAGtccgttaacaaagtttcaagaactggctttacatGATGACTGTAGGAAAATACTACAGTctcctatgtatcgctcacatagggatcatcatgaagataagattagaataattgctgcacacacacagaggcattcaaacaatccttAGGCCCACGCtcgatacatgaatggaacaggaagaaactaatacctggtacaatgggatgtaccctctgccatgcacttcaaggtcgtttgcagagtgtagatgtagatcagggatctgacagtttgatgGTAGGTTTGCGGAGGCATGTGGCATTGGATGTCTATGCATGGGTCATATAATTCCCATAAATAATGTTCAACAACGGTGgatcccgaaacacttgtgcctgcaccatcattgtactctgtcatcagatctgccctAGGTCACTGCCTGTCATGGATTACACTGTGAGGGATCCTCCAACTACTATGTTTTGCAATGAGATGTGGATGTACAGCACCATGCAGCCTGATCGTTATTTCCCTTTGCCATATCCAAGATTCTCGTTTCCAGACACCATGCTAAAACAATGTGCCATTTGTCAAAAAACACTTATATCAATGGATTtcgcatttgcagcccgtatcttcactATAATGACGGCCCATTCATGTCAGTTCCACTTACACTCTTTCCTTTCTGCATCACgtgcctgcaacaccaccaggATGCATTTCACATCATGTTGGgcattggtcataatgtttggcttaTCAGTGTTTGTGTTAGGATGTAAAACTTGAGGACAttgtatttaattctttaaaaCCACAGAAGTAATCCAGGAAAAGTAATTGCACTTTCTATTGGACAGAAACTTTTAAATATTATATGTGTGTGATATTTTaatgaacacacaattttttttacccatttttcaaatttttaattaaatgtaaacAGTTACTGTTTAATATATGACACTGACACACAAGATATCTGCAAAAGGGAATAACTGTCTTCTTCCCCCCCCTCCATGAGGATCAACAAGATCATTAAATATGAAGCAGATTCCTCACCTAGTGTGTCCCACCCCAGTAGCTACATCAGGAACTGGCAATTTCCACATCATATCACTCTTATTAATAAGATAACTGTCTTTTTCCATTCAAAAGCTATTTATACTTGTCCACAGGCACTAAAGCCACAACTTCTAGGTCATCCTTCAGTGGGCTACTTTTTGTATGGTGCAGAGGTATCTATAGCCATATGAATTCCTCTATTTTCCTTAAATTTTAACAAAGATAAAATCTCCATCTATATATGCTGAAACCAGATCCGGTGTGGGCTCTTCACAGGGCTCAACATCATTCAAACTGTTATTCTTCAAAGAGATGCCagagttgtaatcagtctctctctTTAATGTACTTGCTACAGCTTCTGTCAGAAGTATAGCTCATTGAGTCTTTAGCCCTTGGCCTATTCTATGGAGGCATTTCTTCTGAAGCAAtcaattttttgtgttgttttgatgctaTTACCGGAGACATTGGGTAATAAATGCACTTTATGAAAAAGTTGTCATACTCTGAATGAGGAAATTTCAAAACTTGCTGACGATTCACTGCTGAGGTCAAATTATACTACTACCTTCAGAGTCATTAGATTCAACTTCTTCACAGCAAGGCACCTTCAGAAATGTGACCCAGCTCAAGACTACACCAGTGGCAGTATCTGAACTTTTTCAGGATGCATTAGAACAGGATGCTGTGACCTGAAATTGTGTTTTTAGTCTCCAAAGCTAGTGGTCAGACTTTGCAGGCAAAGTCCACAAATTATGATTTAGACAGTGTTTCCGATTGCTTCTTTGCCACTGAATTAACTCCGTATTTCATAAGACTTTGAACAGCATAATTTAGTGAACACTTTTAGGAATCAGCAGTATTGTGATTTATAACAAAGTATCTTATTTAAAAATTATACTGACCACTTCATAATTATCACTATATGATGAATGTGTCAATGAATAATCCAGCAAACTGAGTGGTattttttgtatatgtttaaaATTTGGTAGATAAAAAGTCAACATTTTCATGAATGTAGCAAATGTTCTGTAATTGTACGCACATCTGTCATTAATGTGAAAGTACTATgtgccaaaattatttttacctccAAGAGAAGTTTATAATTGGTGGTTCTTAAACAATGGCATCATAAACAACAGTAGGAACTTTTCGGAAATTTACCTTTTTTTCCTACACAGATTGGGTTTACCATTTATTTGACAATTTTAGTTGTTCCTGTTTTAGGACACCGTACCCTATGCATTTCTAAAATTAAGATCAGTTTGAGTAACAAATAATGCAGCCAAAGCTACGTATTGGACCCACCCCTTCCTCTCATGAAATCTCTGTTGTGGGGACAGCCCGATCTGTAGCGTATCACAATGTCTCCAGGTTAGATTGGAAGGTGAGAATTAGGTTGCGAGTTgacgaagccaacaaatgtgaattaATAACATCTGCTTGTGATTTTAAAACTGACCAGTAGTGAATCCCAATGTTTACATCCAGACCTTATTGAAAacaaaaggggggagggagggagtccAATACGTAACTTTTACTGTATAATGCATCTGAAATCACAACTCATTTAATATACATACATAGACAGAATACATCTATATATCATGCTAATAATTTTCTGAGTAGTGGACTTACCAGATCCCTGTAATTCAAATTGATATTCAGACCAAATGGCCTTCCAGCAAATGCTTCAGCAGGGATGAATGAATAAAACAATGTTGCTTGATGACTTGGCTTGACAATACGATTATAAGCCACAGTTGAGAAATTCTGTATGTAGAAACTAAAATCCATTGGGTAGCGAAAAGATGCCTCTAACGTTTCCAAAATGAAGTCCTGGTTGCCCTTGTTTGTGAAACCAACtaaaaattctacaatatttccAGCTGGGAGCTCTGTAAAGAAACTTGCACTTAGACTAAATACTATAAATATCCATTACTagcctatattattattattattattattattattatcactaaatGCAAATACAACTGTAAATATGAATATGGAGTTTTGTACCCAGATTTGCTCCAGAGCCTGCAGACGCTGGCTTTGTGAATAGTATCACCGTGTCTGCATCAGGAGATGTACTAGGTGATGCTTCATCATCTTCGCTGCCTTCATCAGTCACAGAAGTTTCATCGCCGTCACCTTCTACATCAACTATTTCATCATCTGCATCGTCATCTTCAGCAACAACCATTATGCGACTTCCTGTATACCAAGAATTTTTGGAAAACAATATTATGCATGTACCTTCACTGAAAACGTAGGAACTACTTTACCACCACTATCTTATTCCTTTTTTAACCTGTGTATTTGAAATACCGCCAATCCTTAAAATATGCAGAGTTGTGGTGTATTTGTACTGATACAACAAAAGTATGTCACCAACTTTACACACAATGCAT
This genomic interval from Schistocerca cancellata isolate TAMUIC-IGC-003103 chromosome 3, iqSchCanc2.1, whole genome shotgun sequence contains the following:
- the LOC126176839 gene encoding translocon-associated protein subunit alpha; the protein is MKSILFLLLVLPAVIFFVDNGSRIMVVAEDDDADDEIVDVEGDGDETSVTDEGSEDDEASPSTSPDADTVILFTKPASAGSGANLELPAGNIVEFLVGFTNKGNQDFILETLEASFRYPMDFSFYIQNFSTVAYNRIVKPSHQATLFYSFIPAEAFAGRPFGLNINLNYRDLTGNVFQEAVYNETIQVVELEEGLDGETFFLYVFLAACVVLLLVIGQQFLYSVGRKRVGKKPVIEKGTSNPNDVDYDWLPRETLNSIRKSPRVPKQSPRMRKAKRSAGFDD